A genome region from Macrobrachium rosenbergii isolate ZJJX-2024 chromosome 42, ASM4041242v1, whole genome shotgun sequence includes the following:
- the LOC136827845 gene encoding uncharacterized protein translates to MKVLNSTTSWSNLPSKNLRCKESDGHIIVPLLWNGQVSHLLSKNENLSKVILRSNLKRLKRHPDRLQLVGQTIEEQLKAGIIEPIYDLGVFKSENPQHSFVPHMPVFKPDKDTTKCRIVFLSNLRDSSDSISLSHNQCMYSGPTLNQKLSSSFLQLRFDQKLLIFDLKKAFNMLSVTETDQNKLLFFWYKNVSQGDFSLIAFKNVRLPFGLRCSPFLLMTSSYYILVLQPSKDSRISVLKKSIYSMIYMDNGAITANTSEELEWSYEQLSNIFCPYKFDIQQVVTNETILQDEVNREAEKVTLLHNNLFRLNWDRCSDEVFTKPIFLDFNAKTKRSILQTFASQFDLYRFNMPLFNRCGLFMHQLQCQRIYIGINLKRKNYRENGLIFADKPTELL, encoded by the coding sequence ATGAAAGTATTGAACTCAACAACCAGTTGGTCGAATTTACCATCAAAAAACCTTCGTTGTAAGGAATCAGATGGACATATTATCGTCCCTTTGTTGTGGAATGGTCAAGTTTCTCATTTGCtttcaaagaatgaaaatctATCTAAGGTGATATTAAGGTCTAATCTCAAGAGACTTAAAAGACATCCAGACCGTTTGCAGCTTGTTGGCCAAACAATTGAGGAACAGTTAAAGGCAGGCATAATTGAACCCATATATGATTTAGGGgtatttaaaagtgaaaatcCTCAGCATTCCTTTGTACCACACATGCCAGTTTTTAAACCTGACAAGGATACTACCAAATGTAGAATTGTATTTTTGTCCAACCTTAGGGATTCTTCTGATAGCATATCTCTGTCACATAACCAGTGCATGTATTCAGGGCCTACATTAAACCAAAAATTATCATCTTCCTTTTTACAGCTTAGATTTGACCAAAAGTTACTCATATTTGACCTCAAGAAGGCTTTTAATATGTTATCCGTAACAGAAACTGATCAGAAtaagttgttatttttttggtACAAAAATGTGAGTCAAGGTGATTTTTCGTTAATAGCTTTTAAGAATGTAAGATTACCTTTTGGTCTCAGATGTAGTCCCTTCTTATTAATGACTTCATCATATTACATACTTGTATTACAACCTTCAAAGGATTCTCGAATATCAGTTTTAAAGAAATCTATATATTCCATGATTTATATGGATAACGGGGCCATTACTGCCAATACTTCCGAGGAGTTAGAGTGGTCGTATGAACAGCTTTCGAATATATTCTGTCCCTATAAATTTGACATTCAACAGGTTGTAACTAATGAGACAATCTTACAGGATGAAGTGAACCGAGAAGCAGAGAAAGTTACGCTCTTACATAACAACTTGTTCAGGTTAAACTGGGACCGATGTTCCGACGAAGTTTTCACTAAACCAATATTTCTTGACTTCAATGCTAAAACCAAAAGgtctattttacaaacatttgcttCCCAATTTGACCTTTATAGGTTTAATATGCCTTTATTTAACCGTTGTGGATTGTTCATGCATCAATTACAATGTCAAAGAATTTACATTGGGATCAATCTTAAACGCAAGAATTACAGAGAGAATGGACTAATATTTGCAGACAAACCAACAGAGCTCCTTTAA